The nucleotide window TTTAGATAATTCAGCAGGCCATAGATGCGAAAGAGCTGATGGATCCATAATTCTGTTGTATCCAGTGTAAGTAACTATAATTGGGATTTTGCAAGTTTCGACAGCGTACTTAATTTCAAAAGGAACCCAGTCAGTATCCAGTTTTGTAGTTTGACCAATAATCAAAAGTAAATGTTTTGAATTATTCATTCTTGCTATCAATGCTCGACGTAGAGTTTCCTTTCTACTTGAATCTCTAACAGCTCCTGTCTTTTCATGACTATTAGCAAAGCTAAAGTCATCATCTCTTACTCTCCAACCTTTCAGTAAACTGTAGTACTTCATATCTGAAGCGGTTGGGTTTGTTTCTCCGTCTGCATGAAAAGCTATGTATGTTCCACTTCTGTATGCCATAAATTAATTATGTAAAGACTTTAAAAAATCTTGAATTTCTAATAAATTAACCTTTTCTTTATCTTCTTCTCGTATTATCAAAACCAGTTCCTTTGAAATTGTCTCAACTCTTGAGTTAATGATAAATGACAAAAGAATTAGATTGATTGGTAGCTTAAATGAAATACCAGGAACTCTTGCTAGGTTTGTACCCATAACAGGCATAACGATAGTTTTTTGCTCTCCTTCAATTCTGATCTTAGTCCAAAGGTTTTGAAGCGATACCCATAGGCTATTTATATCCGAGGTGGCTTTTAGATCAGATCCCATTCGGCTATAAGCACAGCAAAAAAACTTCCTATTCGGTGTTGAGAGTGCTACTACTGTGCCAATTTTATATCTCTTATTTTTACCTCGAGTTTTCTCTGTGTCTTCTTCTGATTCTTCATTTTGTAATAATGTATCAAGATCAGTATCAAGTTTGTTTTGATTATTTTCATACATTGAAACTAAAAACTGACCTTGCATACTATCCTTACTTACAACATCACCTATCTCTGTATCAAAAGTATCACTGAACCCAATCACAAGATGTCCAGATTGGTCGAATATATTACCAACCTTTATACCGATTTTTACATCAGGATTTGAAAATGATTCAGAAAAACTAGTTTGTGGCCATGCTCTAAAGAGAGCAATAATCGCAGATATAATGATCACTGAAACCCACCCTTTCCATCCATAACTAGGAAGATTTGTATAACTAAAAGTAACTACCTGAATGATCCCACTAATCACACCAACTGACACAAGAAAGTTCGTACCAAATTTACGAAACATTCTTCTTGAAAGAATAGAATTTATCATAAGCCGAGTTGTTGATACACAGAATCAGTATATGTATATCGATGATCTTGATAATCTATATGATTCTTCCATTTATGATAATTATCTGGAAAATGATCTAAGGCATACTGAATCGCCTTTAATTTAAAAGGTACTGAAATAGTATATTTCCAGTCTTTAATGGCAGAAGGACAAAGGTTATCATCGTAACCTTTTTTATTATTTAAATTAACAATTACTATCGGTATGTCTTTTTTTCTTGCCAACTCAATTTCCCATGGTAAAAATTTTCTCAGATACTTAGTATTATCTCCGACCAATAAAAGCATTTGTTTAGAGTTTGCCATTCGTACTCTAAGTTGAGCTTTTATTGATTCTTCGGTGCTTGTATCCCTCGCACTATTTAGGTCATGAGCATTTAAAAAATCAAATTCAATATGATCATGTTCTTTCCATGCAGTCATTAAGCGATAATATTTCATATTGTTATCTCCATCGAAAGCAACATAAGTTTTATTCTTGTAGGACATATTGTTTATCCACGAGGTGGAAATGGGTCATTTCCATAGCTGTTACGCTCTTGGATCTTTCCGTCTTTACCATGAATAAAATGTTCAACCTTTGATTTTTCGGCAACTTTTTCAGCTCTATCAAGAGCATTATTTTTTGTATGATGTGAAGAGACAGGAGTTGATGATCCCTCTTTTTTATTTTCCCACATACTACGATCCGAATTGTATACCGTGTGTATATTTTTGTTAGCCATATATTTATAAATTAACTTTTAATAATTCCGACAACCTTTCCACTTAACTGGAAATCATCACCCTCATGAATAAATATCGGGAGATATTTATCAGTTGAATCCGCTTCAAGAACGATACGATTGTTTGCTTTGTCATTTTTGTATCTCTTGATAGTTGCCATTCCGTCTATAACAGCGACAACGATATCTCCGTTCTTGTAGTTTTTATACCCACTATCTACCAAAACGAAATCTCCGCTCTCTATAGTATTCTTGTCATCTACTTTTGCGAGATTCATACTGTTACCGTCTGCGATAACAGAGTAGAGATCTTTCTTGTTGTATGGCAACATAGAAGATGAAACCTTGAGATACTGCTGAATATTTTGTTCGGCAAATATAGTTGCAGGACCACAGTTTGCAGATCCAACAACAGGGAGTGAGAACACTATATTGACGGTTGATTTCACAAGACCTCGCTTTACAGGCTTTATAACCCCTTGTTCAAGGTTCATCTGAATCATTCCAGCCTTTTCAAGCTGTAATAAGTGATATTTCACTATCTGCGGTTTGTCAGGCACGCCAATTTTATCGGCTATTGTTCTAAGGCTGTATGATCCAATGTTGTTCGGATCACTATCTATGAGAGCTAAAAGCTGTTTCTGTTTGTTGTGCATACACTCATTATAGCATACTTTTAAACCTGCAACAATATCCATTTGACAGTTTTAACACCCTTTTGGTATACTTTCCCTATGGAGCAAAGTTTGCAATTAAATCGAGTAGCACAGCTTCCAAAGAAAGGTGAAAAAGTCATCGTTCTTCAGCTTACCGACATTCAATTGCACTCTAATGCAAGACCTACCCAATCGGTTGGTGGTGCAATACGACGCTCCATAGAAAATAATAAGCCTGGTCGTATCTTTTCTTCTCTTGAGAAGAAGCAAGAATCGAGTGTTGATCAAAATTCAATAGAGTTCACAATGCCGTTTGCAATGAACGATCCTGTTCTAAGACAAACAATCCATGATTACCAACAACAAGGTTATCGTGTGTTGATTCAAATGCCGAAGTCAGGATTACCAATTCATCTTGGCAAGGATGCTGTCGAATTTATGAACAGTACTCGAGGAAAGCGAATCTTGAGGAAGATAAAGAAAGACAAAGGAAATTAAATAAATACGCGTCGTAAAAGCGAATAGTGCAACGCCACAAGCCATGCCTATTCCGCGCAAGAAGTAGTTTGAGGTTTTTCGGACCTCTACTTATTTCGTGTGTGGAATAGGCTTTTTCTATATCCATACATTTTATTAAAGATTAATTAATAAAATGCTATGAAAAAACTTTCATGGACTACAGGAGTTCGAGAGGTCAAAGACCTACTCCCTTGGCAAGAAAACCCAAGAAAAATCTCAAAGGTTGCGTTAGATAAATTAAAGAAGAAGATCGTACAAAACGGCTTCCACAGTGTGATAGTGATTGATACTGACAATACGATTCTGTCAGGCAACCAAAGAAAGACCGCTCTCACAGAACTTGATATCAGCACCGTAGATGTGATGATCCCTAGTCGTAAGCTAAGTGATGCGGAACGAAGAAGGATCGGTATTGAAAGCAATATCAATGACGGCGAATGGGATTTTGAGAAATTGAAGTCATTTGATTTGGAACTGCTCCAATTTGCAGGATTCGATGAAAAAGAATTAGTGAAGTTTTGGGACGAAGAAAAAGACACTAAAGACGACAAGTTCGATGTAGACAAGGAGCTTAAGAAAATTAAAACACCTCAAACAAAGTTGGGTGATCTTATTGTCATGGGCAATCATAAGTTGCTTTGCTCAAGCTCGACCGATATCACTGCGGTTAAAAAACTGTTCGGAGATGATAGAGCTACTGCTATCTACAGTGATCCACCTTTTAATATCGGGCTTTCCTATGACAAAGGTGTCGGCAATAAATCCAACTACGGAGGGACATTTGATGATAATCAGTCGCCTGAAGCGTACAAGGAATTTATACGCCAAGTTCTTACGTCATCACTCGCCATATCAACCAAAGATACTCATGTCGCATTTTGGTGTGATGAAGCGTGGGTGTGGGTTTTTCAAACCCTGTATATGGAACTAGGCGTAAAGAACCGAAGACTGAACATTTGGATCAAGAACAACTCTTCGCCTATACCAACCGTCGCATTTAACAAGTGTGCGGAGTATTGCGTGTATGGGACAAAAGGGTCGCCTTACTTGTCTGATCTAATCAAAAATCTTAATGAGATTCAAAACAAGGATTGTACTACTGGCAATCAACTTCTTGAAGATATCTCTAATATCTGGGCAACCAAGCGACTACCATCGAACCAAATGGAACACCCTACAAGCAAAAATCCTGAACTACACCACAAGTTCATCATGCGATGCACGAAGCCAGGAGACATAATCTTTGACGCTTTTTCTGGTTCTGCCAGCACCATGATTTGTGCGGAACAATTGGATCGCAAGGTGTACTCTCTTGAAATTGAACCCGTGTTCTGCGACTTGGCAATTCGCAGATACGAAAAACTGACTGGTCGCAAAGCAAAAGTAATCAAGAACTTCTATGAAAAAGAATAAATTTCAAGATCAGTTCCTTGATGAACTGCGAAAAGTACCGATTGTTCAAGTGGCTTGTGAGAAGACAGGATTATCTCGCAATAGTATTTATCGTTGGAGAAAAGATGATAAAGAATTTCTCAAGAAAATGGATGATGCCCTTGCCGAGGGTGTCGCATTGGTAAACGACATGAGTGAAAGCCAACTACTCACACTCATTAAGGAGAAGAATTATCCTGCAATTAGCTTCTGGCTTAAACACCGCAATGATAACTATAAAAATAAGCTAGAGATCACTACTAAAGAAGATTCCGAACAGCTTACACCGTCACAGCAAAAATCGTGAAGCAGGCACTTAAACTTGCCAACATCACAAAGTCGAAATCAATTAAAAACATTAATTCTAAAAAGCACCATGACTAAAATAATTCCAAATGCATTGGTGAATACCATGCTCAAAGATCGTTCTGTTCGTACCTCTATTACCAAAGACAGTTTTCTGTATTTCTTCCACTTCTACTACGCCCACTATGTGAAATACGAAACTGCTGACTTTCAAAAAGAGATTATTCATAATCTTGAAAAAAGCTCGACAGAGAATATGTACGTTGTCGCATTCCGTGGATCAGGAAAATCTACTCTGGTAACAACTGCATATCCTATCTGGGCAATACTTGGAAAACAGCAAAAGAAGTTCTGTATTATCTTTTGCCAAACTCGTGCACAAGCAAAACAGCACATGATGAATATCCGTACTGAGCTTGAGGGTAACGATGTTCTTAAAAAGGATCTTGGACCATTCCAAGAAGAAAGTGATGAGTGGGGTTCGTTCTCATTAGTATTCAAAAAGCACGGAGCAAGAATCACCGTAGCTTCTGCCGAGCAAAGTATCCGTGGTATTCGCCACAACGAACACCGTCCAGACTTAATAATCTGTGATGACGTTGAGGACGTGCAATCTACCAAAAACCGTGAGGGACGAGACAAAACATATCACTGGCTTCGAGGTGAAGTTATCCCTGCTGGCGATAGAAACACTCGACTAATTATTGTTGGAAACTTACTCCACGAAGATTCACTCTTGATGCGTATTAAAGACGAAATTGCCAAAGGTAAAGCAAAAGGAATATTCAAAGAGTACCCACTGATAGATAATCACGGCGTGTGCTTATGGTCAGGTAAATACAAAAGCGAGAAAGACCTTGAGGATGAAAAGTTGAAGGTTTCTAGCGATATATCATGGCAACGAGAATACCTGTTACGCATTATTCCAGACGATGATCAAGTTATTTATCCTGAATGGATCAACTACTATGACGAATTGCCTGGCGAAAAGCACCGAGGATATCGAGGTACTTATGCAGGTGTCGATCTTGCGATTTCAGCTTCAGAAACTGCCGATGATACTGCTGTTGTATTTGCTCATATATATTCACGCCGTGAGAAAATGCGAATATACATATTGCCTAACCCTATCGCAAAGAAACTTAACTTTCCTGCACAAGTAGATCTCATGAAAGATATTCGTAGCACCATGCTCATAAAAAGTACCGATGAACTGTTTGTGGAAAGCGTAGCGTATCAGGAAGCACTACCGCAAATGCTTGAACACCAAGGTGTTAAGGCGACAGCAATCAAACCTAAAGGAGACAAACGAACTCGACTTGCCCTAACTTCGACTGCAATAAAATCATCAAAGATATTATTCCCAAGACAAGGATGCGAGAGACTTATTGAGCAACTTGTAGGGTTTGGAGTAGAAAAGCATGATGACCTTGCCGATGCATTTTCGTTGCTGATAAACTCAACTATGGATAAGCATGCCAAAGATTCAACATGGCTTATGTACTGGATGGGAGATGAAGAACCTTTGTACTATAGAGATTATGTTGATATGGACATAAAAAAGTAGTCGCGAGTATGCGACGTATCTCTAGTTCTGCATAGACTATGCACCACCAACTGGTCTGTCATTAATTAATATATGACAGAAGTCGAACAAAGCCAGATGAAATATTGCTTGTACGCTCGTAAATCAACCGAAGCAGAAGAAAAGCAAGCCCTTTCTATTGATTCCCAAATCAAGGAAATGAAGCAGATTGCCGAGCGAGAAAATCTAACCATAGTTGAGATCCGTAAGGAATCTCACTCTGCAAAAGAATCTGGACAAAGACCAGTATTTGAGGAGATCGTAAAAGATATTGATACGGGGATATTCAACGGAATCATTACATGGGCACCTGATAGATTATCTCGTAATGCAGGTGATCTTGGAAAACTTGTAGATAGAATGGATCAAAGGAAACTGATTCAGATCAAAACTTTTGGTCAGACTTTTTCCAATTCACCAAGTGATAAGTTCTTGTTGATGATCCTTTGTAGTCAGGCAAAACTCGAAAATGATAACAAGAGTATTAATGTAAAGCGTGGTATGAGAGCTAGATGTGAAATGGGTTTATGGCCAGTACAACCACCAACAGGATACAGAAAGCCTAATCAACGACTAGCTAAGTGTGAGGTAGAAATCGATCCAGAACGATCTGATACCATACGACAAATATTCGAGAAGATTAGTTATGAAAAATGGAGCGTATCGAAAGTACACGCATGGCTACGATACGATCTTGATTTCAAAACCCATAGAGGTTTTCATCTAAGTTTAGGAAATGTATTCAAAATTATAAATAATACTTTCTACTATGGTCGCTTTGAGTTCCCACAAGGATCAGGTGTTTGGTATGAGGGAAAGCATAAACCCATTATCACTAAAGAGTTGTTTGATGAGACCAGAAATTCTATCAAGTCGCAGACGATAAAATCACAAGGTAAGGAGTTCGCCTTTACGCGAATTATGAAATGTGGAGCTTGCGGATCAGGTATTACTGCCGATGAAAAATTCAAGAAGTTATTGAATGGTGGAGTTAACCGACATGTATATTATCGATGCACAAAAGCCAAAGACAGGAATTGTAAAAATCCTGCATTAAACGAAACTGAGCTTATCGAATCACTACTCGATATGGTTGATACCTTGAACATAAACAAGGTAAAACTCACCGCAAAGCTTGATATTGAAATTCAAAAGTTTAAGAAATTGCAGGCAATGTTCTTAGGAAAGAAAAAGACAGAAAAAATAGAACCGATTGATCTCAAGGACTACACAAAATTTGTACTAAAAGAGGGATCTCCACTAGAGCAGAGATCCATCTTGGAATGTATCAGTAGTGAGTTGGTTTTGAAGAATAAAATAATAAAAATTACTTAATCTTAATTATTGATTCAGTTGTTTTATCGTAAGTGTAGTTAACAATCTCTCCCTTTATTATTAGTTCAATCACATTTCCGATCACCATAATTGGTGCAATAAACCACTCTTTCGGAGTGTAGTTTTTTCCATTGTTGTCAGTGATTTCAATATCTAGACAGGAATCACTAAAGAAGCGATGTATCAATCGTTCAAATCTTTGAGGATTCATATTGAAACATCTATAGGTCGCAACAATAGACACTGGAGCCATGAGATAAGTTGGATCTTGCTGTGCGTTTTTTATACGATCTTCAACACTCGTAGTCGAGAACCCAATCTTGAAAAGATTTTTTGTACTAGAAATTCTAGGATTATCACTTAATGACTTAAGTACATAGATATAGCCAGTTTCTGAATCTCCGTCTTCAACGCTTGCAATATCTTGATTATCTTTTACGGCATAGCCCGCGTCAGACAATCTCTTTCCTAATGATCGCAAAAGCACACTTGATTCAGTACCGTTTTCGTAAATACAACGAGTTCGTCGGTTTATCTTTTGACTGTTTCCTCGATATGGATCATAGATCTTTTCTAGATATATTAAGACACCACTAAGAACAAAGAAGTCTCCTTGCTTCATCTCGCTTTCAACGAAAGTGGCAAGTTTTTTAGTACCATTTTTTAAATCTCTCTGAGTCTGTGCAAATAAATGCTCATACTGGTCAAAATCAGCACAAATCTCTCTTTGAGCCACGAAGTCAGGATCAGAACGATCTTGTCGTATCTCTGGAACATTCTTTATGTTAAAAACAGAACTATCTTCAATAGAAAGTAAGTCCAGATCATCATCTTCAAAAATATCACTTACTGTATCAATATCTTTTTTCTCAATCTTTAAAAGACCATGAGTATCATACTTACTTAGGAAGTCTCGTTGCTCTTTATTTTCTCTGATGTGCTTAAGGCGTGATGCGAGTTTGTGTTCATGAATATCTCCGCCACTTTTAGGTTCAGCATTATGTACTGCAAAGAACTCATTTATTTCCATAAATGATTCTGTTAAACGATCATCAGGCGTAGCAGAAACAGCTTTCTTGTCTATGTCGAGAAGACCTAAGTCATCATCATTTATTAAATCTAGTAAATCGTTTTTATCCATATTAATTTTGAATTTGTTCAGCCTTGAGCTTCTTCAAGTACAGTACCGCTTCCGCCAAACGCTTCTCAAGGGGGTCAGACGAAGATATGTCTGGCTTTCGACCTGTTTGTATTGTGAACTCCTTAGCTTTAGGCCATAGGATCTTAACTTCTTCTGGTGTCATCTCGATTCGAGATGAATCAATTGTATCTTGAATAACCTTAAGGATACTTGAAGTCACTGATTTTGAGAGAATCTCAAAAGCTTCTTGGAACGGATTGATACTGTCGATAAGGTCAATATTTAGATCATCAATATTCACAAACTGACCTGCCATACGAACAAATTTCTTATCACCAACTTCTTTGATTTCTCCGTTCTTGATTACAGAATCAACAACAA belongs to Candidatus Nomurabacteria bacterium and includes:
- a CDS encoding TIR domain-containing protein yields the protein MAYRSGTYIAFHADGETNPTASDMKYYSLLKGWRVRDDDFSFANSHEKTGAVRDSSRKETLRRALIARMNNSKHLLLIIGQTTKLDTDWVPFEIKYAVETCKIPIIVTYTGYNRIMDPSALSHLWPAELSKAISNRQVGIIHIPFKKEPIADAISQFDMNNHPKTTLNHYTKEAHDSWGL
- a CDS encoding TIR domain-containing protein, with the protein product MSYKNKTYVAFDGDNNMKYYRLMTAWKEHDHIEFDFLNAHDLNSARDTSTEESIKAQLRVRMANSKQMLLLVGDNTKYLRKFLPWEIELARKKDIPIVIVNLNNKKGYDDNLCPSAIKDWKYTISVPFKLKAIQYALDHFPDNYHKWKNHIDYQDHRYTYTDSVYQQLGL
- a CDS encoding DUF2188 domain-containing protein, whose product is MANKNIHTVYNSDRSMWENKKEGSSTPVSSHHTKNNALDRAEKVAEKSKVEHFIHGKDGKIQERNSYGNDPFPPRG
- a CDS encoding DNA modification methylase; the protein is MKKLSWTTGVREVKDLLPWQENPRKISKVALDKLKKKIVQNGFHSVIVIDTDNTILSGNQRKTALTELDISTVDVMIPSRKLSDAERRRIGIESNINDGEWDFEKLKSFDLELLQFAGFDEKELVKFWDEEKDTKDDKFDVDKELKKIKTPQTKLGDLIVMGNHKLLCSSSTDITAVKKLFGDDRATAIYSDPPFNIGLSYDKGVGNKSNYGGTFDDNQSPEAYKEFIRQVLTSSLAISTKDTHVAFWCDEAWVWVFQTLYMELGVKNRRLNIWIKNNSSPIPTVAFNKCAEYCVYGTKGSPYLSDLIKNLNEIQNKDCTTGNQLLEDISNIWATKRLPSNQMEHPTSKNPELHHKFIMRCTKPGDIIFDAFSGSASTMICAEQLDRKVYSLEIEPVFCDLAIRRYEKLTGRKAKVIKNFYEKE
- the terL gene encoding phage terminase large subunit; the encoded protein is MTKIIPNALVNTMLKDRSVRTSITKDSFLYFFHFYYAHYVKYETADFQKEIIHNLEKSSTENMYVVAFRGSGKSTLVTTAYPIWAILGKQQKKFCIIFCQTRAQAKQHMMNIRTELEGNDVLKKDLGPFQEESDEWGSFSLVFKKHGARITVASAEQSIRGIRHNEHRPDLIICDDVEDVQSTKNREGRDKTYHWLRGEVIPAGDRNTRLIIVGNLLHEDSLLMRIKDEIAKGKAKGIFKEYPLIDNHGVCLWSGKYKSEKDLEDEKLKVSSDISWQREYLLRIIPDDDQVIYPEWINYYDELPGEKHRGYRGTYAGVDLAISASETADDTAVVFAHIYSRREKMRIYILPNPIAKKLNFPAQVDLMKDIRSTMLIKSTDELFVESVAYQEALPQMLEHQGVKATAIKPKGDKRTRLALTSTAIKSSKILFPRQGCERLIEQLVGFGVEKHDDLADAFSLLINSTMDKHAKDSTWLMYWMGDEEPLYYRDYVDMDIKK
- a CDS encoding recombinase family protein → MTEVEQSQMKYCLYARKSTEAEEKQALSIDSQIKEMKQIAERENLTIVEIRKESHSAKESGQRPVFEEIVKDIDTGIFNGIITWAPDRLSRNAGDLGKLVDRMDQRKLIQIKTFGQTFSNSPSDKFLLMILCSQAKLENDNKSINVKRGMRARCEMGLWPVQPPTGYRKPNQRLAKCEVEIDPERSDTIRQIFEKISYEKWSVSKVHAWLRYDLDFKTHRGFHLSLGNVFKIINNTFYYGRFEFPQGSGVWYEGKHKPIITKELFDETRNSIKSQTIKSQGKEFAFTRIMKCGACGSGITADEKFKKLLNGGVNRHVYYRCTKAKDRNCKNPALNETELIESLLDMVDTLNINKVKLTAKLDIEIQKFKKLQAMFLGKKKTEKIEPIDLKDYTKFVLKEGSPLEQRSILECISSELVLKNKIIKIT
- a CDS encoding GIY-YIG nuclease family protein, yielding MDKNDLLDLINDDDLGLLDIDKKAVSATPDDRLTESFMEINEFFAVHNAEPKSGGDIHEHKLASRLKHIRENKEQRDFLSKYDTHGLLKIEKKDIDTVSDIFEDDDLDLLSIEDSSVFNIKNVPEIRQDRSDPDFVAQREICADFDQYEHLFAQTQRDLKNGTKKLATFVESEMKQGDFFVLSGVLIYLEKIYDPYRGNSQKINRRTRCIYENGTESSVLLRSLGKRLSDAGYAVKDNQDIASVEDGDSETGYIYVLKSLSDNPRISSTKNLFKIGFSTTSVEDRIKNAQQDPTYLMAPVSIVATYRCFNMNPQRFERLIHRFFSDSCLDIEITDNNGKNYTPKEWFIAPIMVIGNVIELIIKGEIVNYTYDKTTESIIKIK